From the Desmodus rotundus isolate HL8 chromosome Y, HLdesRot8A.1, whole genome shotgun sequence genome, one window contains:
- the LOC139440608 gene encoding testis-specific Y-encoded protein 1-like: protein MRGLVQVLEVGAGGQKSAAEEAPLRAEEKPGGSSARPPLEVLEALQWQLSAESARGRRDYLAVKLATAQRRKPILERRRSVIQRIPGFWAKQIQNHPQISAIISDQDEDMLEYLLTVEVQELVGPKHRCRLKFFFRSNPYFLNEVIIKEYHVSLAGYRPTSSTIVHWFWDYERGVPSRRQDTSSVNLFNWLSEHSLPGSGKIAELISEDLWPSPLRHYLRGTKAPLEGAARGPVAEEPRG, encoded by the exons ATGCGGGGTCTCGTGCAGgtgctggaagtgggggcaggaggccagaagtcgGCTGCAGAAGAGGCCCCATTAAGGGCCGAGGAgaagccaggtgggagcagcGCGCGGCCGCCACTGGAGGTGCTGGAGGCCCTGCAGTGGCAGCTGAGCGCCGAGAGTGCCCGAGGCCGCAGGGACTACCTTGCTGTGAAGCTGGCCACGGCCCAGCGGCGGAAGCCCATTCTGGAGCGTAGGCGGAGCGTCATCCAGCGCATCCCCGGTTTCTGGGCCAAA CAGATTCAGAACCACCCCCAGATATCAGCCATCATCAGTGACCAAGACGAAGACATGCTTGAGTACTTGCTCACTGTGGAG GTGCAGGAACTGGTTGGTCCGAAGCACCGCTGCAGGCTGAAGTTCTTCTTTCGGAGCAACCCCTACTTCCTGAATGAAGTGATCATCAAGGAGTACCATGTGAGCCTTGCAG GTTATCGGCCCACTTCATCCACTATAGTCCACTGGTTCTGGGACTATGAACGCGGAGTTCCCAGCCGCAGGCAGGACACAAGCAGCGTCAACCTCTTCAACTGGCTGTCAGAGCACAGTCTTCCTGGCTCGGGCAAGATTGCTGAG CTCATAAGTGAGGACCTGTGGCCCAGTCCCCTGAGGCACTACCTCAGGGGTACAAAGGCCCCACTGGAGGGAGCTGCAAGAGGACCCGTTGCCGAGGAGCCCAGGGGCTAG
- the LOC139440607 gene encoding testis-specific Y-encoded protein 1-like has product MRGLVQVLEVGAGGQKSAAEEAPLRAEEKPGGSSARPPLEVLEALQWQLSAESARGRRDYLAVKLATAQRRKPILERRRSVIQRIPGFWAKQIQNHPQISAIISDQDEDMLEYLLTVEVQELVGPKHRCRLKFFFRSNPYFLNEVIIKEYHVSLAGYRATRSTAVDWFWDYERGVPSRRQDTSSVNLFNWLSEHSLPGSGKIAELISEDLWPSPLRHYLRGTKAPLEGAARGPVAEEPRG; this is encoded by the exons ATGCGGGGTCTCGTGCAGgtgctggaagtgggggcaggaggccagaagtcgGCTGCAGAAGAGGCCCCATTAAGGGCCGAGGAgaagccaggtgggagcagcGCGCGGCCGCCACTGGAGGTGCTGGAGGCCCTGCAGTGGCAGCTGAGCGCCGAGAGTGCCCGAGGCCGCAGGGACTACCTTGCTGTGAAGCTGGCCACGGCCCAGCGGCGGAAGCCCATTCTGGAGCGTAGGCGGAGCGTCATCCAGCGCATCCCCGGTTTCTGGGCCAAA CAGATTCAGAACCACCCCCAGATATCAGCCATCATCAGTGACCAAGACGAAGACATGCTTGAGTACTTGCTCACTGTGGAG GTGCAGGAACTGGTTGGTCCGAAGCACCGCTGCAGGCTGAAGTTCTTCTTTCGGAGCAACCCCTACTTCCTGAATGAAGTGATCATCAAGGAGTACCATGTGAGCCTTGCAG GCTATCGGGCCACTCGTTCCACTGCCGTCGACTGGTTCTGGGACTATGAACGCGGAGTTCCCAGCCGCAGGCAGGACACAAGCAGCGTCAACCTCTTCAACTGGCTGTCAGAGCACAGTCTTCCTGGCTCGGGCAAGATTGCTGAG CTCATAAGTGAGGACCTGTGGCCCAGTCCCCTGAGGCACTACCTCAGGGGTACAAAGGCCCCACTGGAGGGAGCTGCAAGAGGACCCGTCGCCGAGGAGCCCAGGGGCTAG